The Nostoc sp. 'Lobaria pulmonaria (5183) cyanobiont' genome window below encodes:
- a CDS encoding PD-(D/E)XK nuclease family protein, with translation MLSTPTQLLRLSQGQLNLLEACPRKFQHTYLEKLNSPSNPEQEERLTLGSRFHLLMQQREMGLPIDSFLKADAQLQSWMLGFADAAPEILTAASDNQTFRESEHYRTLQVQDYLLTVVYDLLIADNQQAQILDWKTYPKPPNKRKLESNWQTRLYLYVLAETSDYLPEKISMTYWFVQSEGKPQNIKFNYSTVQHAQTGKKLNQLLSQLTNWLENYQNNQQFPQVVEGSKNCDYCQFAKRCDAYGGKLRIQATEDAVKDSLPNFDSIQEVSL, from the coding sequence ATGCTGTCAACTCCCACTCAACTATTGCGACTGTCTCAAGGACAACTTAACTTACTAGAAGCTTGTCCGCGTAAATTTCAACATACCTATCTCGAAAAACTCAATTCCCCCTCAAATCCAGAACAAGAAGAACGGCTAACTTTGGGTAGTCGTTTTCACTTGCTAATGCAGCAACGAGAAATGGGTTTGCCAATTGATAGTTTCCTGAAAGCAGATGCTCAACTGCAAAGCTGGATGCTGGGTTTTGCTGATGCAGCGCCAGAAATCTTAACGGCTGCATCTGATAATCAAACTTTCCGTGAAAGTGAACACTACCGCACTCTGCAAGTTCAGGATTATTTGCTAACAGTTGTATATGATTTATTGATTGCAGATAACCAACAAGCGCAAATTCTCGACTGGAAAACTTATCCTAAACCACCCAATAAACGCAAGTTAGAATCCAACTGGCAAACACGGCTTTATCTGTATGTGTTGGCAGAAACTAGCGACTATTTGCCAGAAAAGATTTCCATGACTTATTGGTTTGTCCAATCTGAGGGCAAACCGCAAAATATTAAATTTAATTACAGTACTGTTCAACACGCACAAACAGGAAAGAAACTTAATCAACTATTAAGTCAGTTAACTAATTGGTTGGAAAATTACCAAAATAACCAGCAGTTTCCCCAAGTGGTGGAGGGTAGTAAAAACTGTGATTATTGTCAGTTTGCCAAACGGTGCGATGCCTACGGCGGTAAACTACGCATACAAGCGACTGAAGATGCAGTGAAAGACTCATTGCCAAATTTTGACAGTATTCAAGAAGTCTCACTTTGA